In Kosmotoga arenicorallina S304, a genomic segment contains:
- a CDS encoding pseudouridine synthase, with the protein MEELREKLQRFLQRNTNLSRRKAGEAIKSGRVKVNGRVITDPWLEIDSFSNVFLDNEKVNPRYEEKVVYAFHKPAGIITAMKDDRGRLTIADLVAGKIREKVFHVGRLDRDTEGLLLLTNDGNFANKIAHPSSEIEKTYIATIDDFLSEKELEILSKGVILEDGFKTSGARVRVLKKKEKSTIVELIIHEGHKREVREMFKVLNKRVLALKRTAIGGLNIDIVPKPGMIKRLNEEELSKIIKGDR; encoded by the coding sequence TTGGAGGAACTGAGGGAAAAGCTTCAAAGATTTCTTCAGAGGAACACGAATCTGTCCCGAAGGAAAGCAGGTGAAGCTATAAAATCTGGCCGTGTTAAAGTCAACGGCAGAGTCATCACTGATCCCTGGTTAGAAATTGATTCTTTCTCTAATGTCTTTCTCGATAATGAAAAAGTAAATCCCCGCTATGAAGAGAAAGTGGTATATGCATTTCATAAGCCGGCAGGCATCATTACTGCGATGAAAGATGACAGGGGAAGACTAACTATTGCAGATCTTGTGGCTGGCAAAATAAGAGAAAAAGTGTTTCATGTAGGTCGGCTGGACAGAGATACCGAAGGTCTTTTGCTTTTGACAAATGACGGTAACTTTGCAAACAAAATCGCTCACCCTTCTTCAGAGATCGAAAAAACCTATATAGCCACAATAGATGACTTTCTATCTGAAAAGGAGCTGGAAATCCTGAGTAAAGGTGTGATATTGGAAGATGGTTTCAAAACCTCAGGGGCCAGGGTTAGAGTATTGAAGAAAAAAGAGAAGAGTACAATTGTGGAGCTTATAATTCACGAAGGGCATAAACGTGAAGTCCGGGAAATGTTTAAGGTTCTAAATAAACGGGTGTTAGCTTTAAAGAGAACAGCAATAGGCGGACTGAATATTGACATAGTTCCAAAACCGGGCATGATAAAAAGATTGAACGAAGAAGAATTATCTAAAATAATTAAAGGGGACCGCTAA
- a CDS encoding segregation and condensation protein A, with the protein MEQLKLVYSLPEFEGPLDLLLFLVRKHRLDIRSIPITVIADEFMAHIEKMKKLDMEVTSDFIVMASTLMQMKSKALLPRLSPQEAEELKKQQTQLYRQIEEYKTLKELSTRFREKLYESYSYERVKVGITEEDTSVDTLPERLVQSFKSILKEAIEKEKVYTITAELYSVEERMEELENEYPQIRLLELLKSCKSRIEAIVTFLAVLELIKYGKYEIVTLDPEPLIKRVFNVMETVVEQINEEQKIGKVK; encoded by the coding sequence ATGGAGCAACTTAAGCTCGTTTATTCTTTACCGGAGTTTGAGGGTCCACTGGACTTGCTGCTTTTCCTTGTAAGAAAGCACAGACTCGATATCCGTTCTATACCGATAACGGTCATTGCAGATGAATTCATGGCACATATTGAAAAGATGAAAAAGCTCGATATGGAAGTCACCAGTGATTTTATCGTTATGGCTTCAACTCTTATGCAGATGAAGTCAAAAGCACTTCTGCCCAGATTGAGCCCTCAGGAAGCAGAGGAGCTCAAAAAGCAGCAGACACAGCTTTACCGCCAGATAGAAGAATACAAAACCCTCAAAGAACTATCAACCAGATTCAGAGAAAAATTGTACGAGTCCTACTCTTATGAACGGGTAAAAGTTGGGATTACCGAGGAAGACACCTCAGTGGATACCCTTCCCGAGAGGCTCGTCCAAAGTTTTAAAAGCATACTAAAAGAGGCGATTGAGAAGGAAAAGGTATATACGATAACCGCAGAGTTGTACAGCGTGGAAGAACGCATGGAAGAACTGGAGAACGAATACCCACAAATAAGGCTTTTAGAATTGCTGAAAAGTTGTAAAAGCAGAATAGAAGCGATTGTTACATTTCTCGCGGTGCTTGAACTCATAAAATATGGGAAATACGAAATAGTAACTCTGGATCCTGAACCACTCATAAAAAGAGTTTTTAATGTTATGGAAACTGTTGTTGAACAGATTAATGAAGAGCAGAAAATCGGGAAGGTGAAATAA
- a CDS encoding TRAP transporter large permease: MGIILFLIIFGAVFALGYPIAFGMIMGGIAYFITSGINLSTLTDIMAIQLQAKDVLLAVPMFILASNIMNDSEITDKIFDFVKKAMGPVRGGLGYANIVTSIIFAGISGSEIADVAGIGNIEIKAMLDDGYDGPFACAVTCASATISPVIPPSIPMVIYAMLTGASLGYLFLAGFLPGLFLGALEMFMVFYLSKKRKYPKGVKVPFRILLSGFIRSFPGLLAPVILLVGIYGGIFTPTEAAAVVVGYVILVSFFIYRTLGLKKLYKILIKTVMNIGYISFMIAAAFVVSYVMSREQVPALLTSTFMKWGLLNSKWLLLLSANILYFILGMFIDVSVIQLVVIPMLLPLVQAAGIDLVHFGVVTTLNLMLALDTPPYGQTGYITSAISGTPVGKVFKEMLKYWIPLEVLALLIITYWPGFVLFIPRIFGYRG; this comes from the coding sequence ATGGGAATAATATTGTTTCTCATTATTTTTGGAGCTGTTTTTGCATTGGGATATCCAATCGCTTTTGGTATGATAATGGGAGGTATTGCTTACTTTATTACTAGCGGAATAAACCTGTCAACGCTTACAGATATTATGGCTATACAATTACAGGCTAAAGATGTCCTTTTGGCTGTACCGATGTTTATTCTGGCTTCTAATATCATGAATGATTCGGAAATCACCGATAAGATCTTCGACTTTGTTAAAAAGGCAATGGGGCCTGTGAGAGGTGGACTGGGTTATGCCAACATAGTAACAAGCATAATCTTTGCTGGAATAAGCGGGTCCGAAATTGCTGATGTCGCAGGCATTGGAAATATTGAAATCAAAGCCATGTTAGATGATGGTTATGATGGTCCTTTCGCTTGCGCTGTAACATGCGCCTCGGCGACTATATCCCCTGTAATTCCACCGAGTATTCCCATGGTTATTTACGCTATGCTTACAGGTGCTTCCCTGGGTTATCTATTTCTCGCAGGTTTTCTACCCGGGCTTTTTCTTGGTGCTCTTGAAATGTTTATGGTCTTTTACCTTTCTAAAAAGCGAAAATACCCGAAGGGAGTTAAAGTTCCCTTTAGAATATTGTTGAGCGGTTTTATTAGGTCATTCCCGGGACTTCTCGCCCCGGTAATTCTTCTCGTGGGTATCTATGGAGGCATTTTTACCCCCACTGAAGCCGCTGCTGTTGTGGTTGGATATGTAATATTGGTAAGCTTTTTCATATACAGAACTCTCGGCCTTAAGAAACTCTACAAAATATTGATAAAGACTGTTATGAACATAGGATATATAAGTTTTATGATTGCTGCCGCCTTTGTTGTTAGCTATGTGATGTCAAGGGAGCAGGTTCCTGCATTGCTGACGTCTACATTCATGAAATGGGGGTTGTTGAACAGCAAGTGGCTTTTATTATTAAGCGCAAATATACTCTATTTCATTCTTGGTATGTTTATAGATGTTTCTGTTATTCAGCTTGTCGTGATTCCCATGCTGTTACCATTAGTGCAGGCAGCCGGGATCGATCTGGTGCATTTTGGTGTGGTAACAACTTTGAATCTGATGCTCGCTCTCGATACTCCACCATACGGACAAACCGGTTACATCACAAGTGCTATAAGCGGAACCCCTGTTGGCAAGGTTTTCAAAGAAATGCTAAAATATTGGATCCCCCTTGAAGTTTTAGCTCTGTTGATAATCACTTATTGGCCGGGTTTCGTTCTCTTTATCCCAAGAATTTTCGGTTATAGAGGCTAA
- the scpB gene encoding SMC-Scp complex subunit ScpB has translation MATELTRKAAVEALIFAAKQGIEPKKIAKILGMKLNQVMILIEELQEEYNNPNHGVNLKVVKGKLRFYTKKEVQKYVSQLSKRPIVSITDSQMEVLAIVAIRGPITRTDVELIRGRSSQSQLLELSRMKLIRKSKSKLPGRPYLYKVTNRFYDTFQINDLSEIVQGLELPLGEVGGTEGKASKISSEEHESVPKESR, from the coding sequence ATGGCCACCGAACTTACAAGAAAAGCCGCGGTAGAAGCACTTATATTTGCAGCAAAGCAGGGAATTGAACCAAAAAAAATAGCCAAAATCCTTGGAATGAAGCTCAACCAGGTCATGATTTTGATTGAAGAGCTTCAGGAGGAATACAATAATCCCAATCATGGCGTCAATTTGAAAGTTGTGAAGGGTAAGTTGCGCTTTTATACCAAAAAAGAGGTTCAGAAATATGTCTCACAGCTGAGCAAAAGACCAATCGTGAGTATAACTGACTCCCAGATGGAAGTGTTGGCAATTGTTGCTATACGCGGTCCGATTACCCGCACGGACGTGGAATTGATAAGAGGAAGATCATCGCAATCCCAGCTTTTAGAGCTCAGCCGTATGAAACTCATCAGGAAATCAAAATCCAAGCTTCCCGGGCGTCCATATCTGTATAAGGTCACCAACAGATTTTACGATACCTTTCAGATAAATGACCTTTCTGAAATTGTTCAGGGGCTTGAATTGCCATTAGGGGAGGTTGGAGGAACTGAGGGAAAAGCTTCAAAGATTTCTTCAGAGGAACACGAATCTGTCCCGAAGGAAAGCAGGTGA
- a CDS encoding sialic acid TRAP transporter substrate-binding protein SiaP, with the protein MLRISKLVLFTVVIILLGIVIVAEDPTYVLRFNTVAAPTQPQVLAMHKFADVVKELSGGKIIVQVFHSGQLGDQKTSLLAVMRGDLEMAGDGAPSWFADLGNMPELGVFGAAYVFRDLDHMYSVLLGPIGQEYFDKLAQKSGLRVLDVWYLGTRELNLTAKAGPVRKPEDLKGIKLRMPNNETFLDMGRALGAMPTPMGFGEVYLGLKTGTIDGQDNPLPTDLAAKFVEVTKYIVLTDHSIGIICPVINEKLWQSMPEKYRVYINQAMKVARYYMNSIVLEQEAELLGKFVEEYNMEIIIPDKDAFMKHAVEYYSQPKFDEKWGEGMYKKIQMYPYTE; encoded by the coding sequence ATGTTAAGGATTAGCAAGTTAGTTTTATTCACAGTGGTAATCATACTTCTGGGCATTGTAATAGTCGCAGAAGATCCGACATATGTATTGAGATTTAACACCGTTGCTGCACCAACACAGCCTCAGGTGCTTGCCATGCACAAGTTTGCTGATGTGGTTAAGGAACTAAGTGGAGGAAAGATTATCGTTCAAGTATTCCATTCGGGACAGCTTGGTGATCAGAAAACCTCGCTTCTTGCTGTGATGCGCGGTGATCTTGAAATGGCTGGCGATGGCGCGCCATCATGGTTTGCTGATCTTGGGAATATGCCAGAGTTAGGTGTCTTTGGAGCGGCATATGTTTTCAGAGACCTCGATCACATGTACTCGGTGTTACTTGGCCCAATAGGGCAGGAATATTTTGATAAGCTTGCTCAAAAATCTGGTTTGAGAGTTCTCGATGTTTGGTATCTTGGTACCCGCGAACTAAACCTCACAGCTAAAGCAGGGCCTGTAAGAAAGCCGGAAGATCTAAAAGGCATTAAACTGAGAATGCCCAACAACGAAACTTTCCTTGATATGGGCCGTGCCCTTGGTGCAATGCCTACACCCATGGGCTTTGGTGAAGTTTATCTCGGTCTAAAAACAGGAACTATCGATGGACAGGATAATCCCCTGCCAACAGACCTCGCTGCGAAGTTCGTTGAAGTAACAAAATACATAGTGCTCACCGATCACTCCATTGGAATTATTTGTCCCGTAATAAATGAAAAATTGTGGCAAAGCATGCCCGAGAAGTACAGGGTTTACATTAACCAGGCTATGAAAGTTGCGCGCTACTATATGAACTCAATAGTCCTTGAGCAGGAAGCGGAGCTGCTTGGAAAGTTTGTTGAAGAATACAACATGGAAATAATAATCCCTGACAAAGATGCTTTTATGAAACACGCCGTTGAATATTATTCACAGCCAAAATTTGACGAAAAATGGGGAGAAGGTATGTACAAAAAGATCCAGATGTATCCCTACACTGAGTAG
- a CDS encoding LURP-one-related/scramblase family protein has translation MLTSKKFFGGNIMRFQIREKVFSIGDKFTIKDQFGEDRYFVRGKVFSLGNKLYLEDMQGNELIYIEQKLLRLLPEYILYKNNKPIAKVKRKISFLRPKFEIEGELGNFAISGNYMAHEFSILREGTTMAKVSKKWFAFSDIYGLEVYYDELTEFLIALTIVIDQVLYDKSNRD, from the coding sequence ATTTTAACTTCAAAAAAATTTTTTGGGGGGAATATTATGCGTTTTCAAATTCGAGAAAAAGTCTTTTCAATAGGCGACAAATTCACAATAAAGGATCAATTTGGGGAAGACAGGTATTTTGTTCGAGGGAAAGTTTTTAGCCTTGGCAACAAGCTGTATCTCGAAGATATGCAGGGAAATGAGCTCATTTATATTGAACAAAAGTTGCTTCGGCTCTTACCAGAATATATTCTTTACAAAAATAACAAGCCAATCGCAAAAGTAAAAAGGAAAATTTCTTTTTTGCGTCCTAAGTTTGAAATAGAGGGTGAACTCGGAAATTTCGCGATCTCTGGAAACTACATGGCACACGAGTTTTCAATCCTCAGAGAAGGAACAACGATGGCAAAAGTATCGAAAAAGTGGTTTGCTTTCTCTGATATTTATGGCTTAGAAGTCTATTATGACGAACTGACCGAATTTCTCATAGCTCTCACCATCGTCATAGATCAGGTGCTTTACGATAAATCAAACCGTGATTGA
- the trpS gene encoding tryptophan--tRNA ligase, with protein sequence MRILSGMRSTGKLHLGHLITLDRWVELQEQGNQCYYFVADWHALTSHIDSTGEFKEWTIDIIKTYVAAGLDPEKSVLFIQSAIKEHAELFLLLSMLVPVPRLQRMPTYKEQREQITDRDLSSAGFLLYPVLQAADVLMYLADGVPVGEDQVYHIELTREIARKFNNVFEEVFPEPKPILSKVTKLPGTDGRKMSKSYDNFILIDNDEKSLWKKIAPMMTDPARKRRTDPGDPEKCPVWLYHKAFTHSPEELDWVIQGCKTASIGCLDCKKVLHKNLVSKLQPVWEKLETFNENPDIIMDIIEEGNKKARKSAQETMVKVRSAMKVSW encoded by the coding sequence ATGCGTATCTTGAGCGGAATGAGATCAACAGGAAAATTGCATCTTGGCCATCTTATTACACTTGACAGATGGGTTGAACTCCAGGAGCAGGGAAATCAGTGTTATTACTTTGTAGCCGACTGGCACGCGTTAACTTCTCATATAGATAGCACCGGGGAATTTAAGGAATGGACCATAGATATAATAAAAACCTATGTCGCAGCCGGATTGGATCCAGAGAAGTCCGTTCTTTTCATACAATCTGCAATTAAGGAACACGCGGAACTCTTTCTGCTTTTATCGATGCTCGTTCCTGTACCAAGGCTTCAGAGGATGCCGACATATAAAGAGCAAAGGGAGCAGATAACAGATAGAGACCTTTCAAGCGCGGGTTTTCTGCTGTACCCTGTCCTTCAAGCTGCTGATGTACTCATGTATCTCGCAGATGGAGTTCCAGTTGGCGAAGATCAGGTTTATCACATAGAACTAACGAGAGAAATTGCCAGAAAATTCAACAACGTTTTTGAAGAAGTTTTCCCTGAGCCAAAGCCAATTTTGTCCAAAGTGACAAAGTTACCCGGTACAGATGGCAGAAAGATGTCCAAGAGTTACGACAATTTCATTCTCATAGATAATGATGAAAAAAGCCTGTGGAAGAAAATAGCCCCGATGATGACAGATCCTGCACGCAAACGCAGGACCGATCCAGGAGATCCAGAAAAATGCCCCGTTTGGCTTTACCACAAAGCCTTTACCCATTCTCCAGAGGAACTCGATTGGGTTATTCAGGGGTGTAAAACCGCGAGTATTGGATGCCTTGATTGCAAAAAAGTGTTACATAAAAACCTTGTATCTAAACTTCAGCCTGTATGGGAGAAATTAGAAACTTTTAATGAAAACCCTGATATTATAATGGATATTATCGAAGAGGGAAACAAAAAGGCTCGTAAGAGCGCTCAAGAAACCATGGTGAAGGTAAGAAGTGCTATGAAAGTGAGCTGGTGA
- a CDS encoding FGGY-family carbohydrate kinase, producing the protein MDLLIGIDIGTSSTKAIVTDESGREITSASASYSINTPKPLWAECDAQIWLNAVLNVMKDLSKKVDTSEVRAIAISGLYGGAGVPLDSEMNPVYPTLIWMDKRAIEQTEWVKINIGVEKLFEITGNTVDPYFGFTKMMWIHDNEPDIWKKIALFLPPKDYVIYKLTGEISTDFSSAGNIGGIFDLRKRNWSEEMLKALGISQEKLPEKILPSEAIAGYLSEEIAKETGFKSGIPVVSGGVDAAVATLASGVCDEGENTAMIGTSMCWGTIHNGNHLDWHFVNFPYVVNGKERVYSFGGATTAGAIIEWFRTLYKERNLSHLEAMARHITPGAEGITVLPFFMGERAPLWDMDIRGCIYGLSLSHGEAHLYRAFLESIAYVLKLNMKAAEKAKIPVNPCTMVVGGISKSSLWLEIAASVLEREIRSFAISSDAPYGDCFLAGLAIGLFNDMKEIKNWLPDGKKTQPIKDWGSIYKDAFARFESLYRGIKAGGL; encoded by the coding sequence ATGGATTTGCTGATAGGTATTGATATTGGCACAAGCTCAACTAAAGCCATTGTTACAGATGAATCGGGGCGTGAGATTACTTCAGCTTCGGCAAGTTACTCCATAAATACGCCTAAACCATTGTGGGCAGAATGTGATGCGCAGATCTGGTTAAACGCGGTTTTGAATGTCATGAAGGATCTCTCAAAGAAAGTCGATACATCGGAAGTGAGAGCAATAGCCATAAGTGGTTTATACGGGGGCGCAGGGGTTCCTTTGGACAGTGAAATGAACCCTGTTTATCCCACGCTAATCTGGATGGATAAAAGGGCAATTGAGCAAACAGAATGGGTGAAAATAAACATAGGGGTGGAAAAGCTCTTTGAGATTACCGGGAATACCGTAGATCCTTATTTTGGGTTTACAAAGATGATGTGGATACATGACAACGAGCCAGATATATGGAAGAAAATTGCACTCTTTTTGCCACCAAAAGATTACGTTATTTATAAACTCACCGGGGAGATCTCCACCGATTTTTCATCAGCTGGCAATATTGGTGGCATTTTTGATTTGAGAAAGCGTAACTGGTCAGAAGAGATGCTAAAAGCGCTGGGAATTTCACAGGAAAAGCTCCCCGAGAAGATCTTGCCATCAGAAGCAATCGCGGGTTATTTATCTGAAGAAATAGCAAAAGAAACAGGCTTCAAATCGGGTATTCCTGTTGTATCAGGAGGTGTCGATGCAGCTGTTGCCACTTTGGCATCCGGGGTATGCGATGAAGGTGAAAATACCGCAATGATAGGCACTTCTATGTGCTGGGGAACAATTCATAATGGGAATCATCTCGATTGGCATTTCGTAAATTTCCCTTATGTAGTCAACGGAAAAGAACGGGTATATTCTTTCGGAGGTGCTACAACAGCCGGCGCGATAATCGAATGGTTCAGGACACTTTATAAGGAAAGAAATCTTTCACATCTTGAAGCTATGGCAAGGCATATAACACCGGGGGCAGAAGGGATAACGGTTTTGCCTTTCTTTATGGGAGAACGCGCACCTTTGTGGGATATGGACATAAGGGGGTGCATCTATGGACTCAGCCTTAGCCATGGTGAAGCGCACCTTTACAGGGCTTTTCTCGAATCCATCGCTTATGTTTTGAAACTAAATATGAAGGCAGCAGAAAAAGCTAAAATACCTGTAAATCCCTGCACGATGGTCGTGGGTGGCATATCAAAGAGTTCTTTATGGCTGGAAATAGCAGCTTCAGTTCTCGAAAGGGAAATCCGATCTTTCGCAATTTCTTCTGATGCGCCATATGGAGACTGTTTCCTTGCCGGCCTTGCGATTGGGTTGTTTAATGACATGAAAGAGATAAAAAATTGGCTGCCCGATGGCAAAAAAACTCAACCGATAAAGGATTGGGGTTCGATATACAAAGATGCTTTTGCGAGATTTGAAAGTTTGTACAGGGGAATAAAAGCCGGGGGACTATGA
- a CDS encoding TRAP transporter small permease — protein MKKLFLRLIDLVEVHFASLVLFTLFLSMFLQVVLRYVFNYPSPALFEISGYSFIWVVFLGAPLARRYKAHIRFNILYEKLPRKAQLVIDLIMDIVFNAGMLIALFPVLDNFGWYKFLRSDVLRIPWTYLILCFPIFIFLILLHNSIWIYKEMKELITGKASEMEAKPWE, from the coding sequence ATGAAAAAGTTGTTCCTCAGGTTAATTGATCTTGTTGAAGTGCATTTTGCCTCCCTTGTACTTTTTACACTCTTTTTAAGCATGTTCCTTCAGGTTGTTTTGAGATACGTTTTTAATTACCCTTCACCCGCTCTCTTTGAAATTTCGGGGTACTCCTTCATATGGGTCGTATTTCTTGGAGCCCCCCTTGCTCGAAGATACAAAGCTCACATACGCTTCAATATACTTTATGAAAAACTTCCCAGGAAAGCTCAATTAGTTATCGACCTTATTATGGACATTGTTTTTAATGCAGGCATGCTTATTGCTCTCTTCCCGGTTTTGGATAATTTCGGATGGTATAAATTTTTAAGGTCTGATGTGTTGAGGATTCCGTGGACCTATCTGATTTTGTGCTTCCCGATTTTCATATTTCTTATTCTTTTACATAATTCTATATGGATATACAAAGAAATGAAAGAGCTTATTACCGGAAAAGCAAGTGAAATGGAGGCAAAACCATGGGAATAA
- a CDS encoding L-fucose/L-arabinose isomerase family protein, which translates to MEKIKVGILTFSDGREFVHRDLVEINKRFEEKLKGRLESTGEIEVITGSEIVWKPSIAKREALRLRNEGAEVTIFNYAVWAFPHFTVIASKFAPQPFLLFGNVNPKYPGMVGMLAAAGSLDHDGTLSRRVWGDIESDEALQKIIAFIRAAATKSRLKGSRYGLIGGRPMGMYTAVPNVDLWNSLFGIDIEHIDQYEIIRRSELIPERMTKKAREWLEARIKRIHYDGKQLTPDKLELQIKSYYAVKDIVEEMELDFVGIKAQPELTNNFATMDVTEAFLNDPYDWDGPHEPIVCATEADSDGALTMQILKFISRSPVLFADVRHYDAEFDVLDLCNSGSHATFFAGKSYIPEENLKYVEFYPEGFYFPAGGASVRHIAAPGKVTIARLMRNNGKYWMAIIPAEFIDLGERAEEKAANTQIEWPHAFAKLEVPIDEFLSTYGSNHCHAVYGDYVEELKTFCEISGIDYKLYRR; encoded by the coding sequence ATGGAAAAAATCAAAGTTGGAATTCTCACCTTTTCAGATGGCAGAGAGTTCGTTCACAGAGATCTTGTTGAAATCAATAAGAGATTTGAGGAAAAGCTCAAAGGAAGGCTTGAATCTACCGGTGAGATTGAGGTGATAACCGGTTCTGAAATAGTGTGGAAACCATCAATAGCAAAGCGAGAAGCACTCAGATTGAGAAACGAGGGTGCGGAAGTTACGATTTTCAACTATGCAGTATGGGCTTTCCCGCATTTCACGGTAATTGCCAGCAAATTTGCGCCTCAACCCTTTCTGCTTTTTGGGAACGTAAATCCAAAGTATCCTGGCATGGTGGGCATGCTTGCAGCGGCGGGGAGTCTGGATCACGACGGCACTCTTTCGAGACGTGTATGGGGAGATATTGAAAGTGATGAAGCCCTTCAAAAAATAATAGCTTTCATAAGAGCTGCAGCTACAAAAAGCCGACTGAAAGGTTCGCGCTATGGTCTTATTGGCGGGAGACCCATGGGTATGTACACGGCTGTTCCAAATGTCGATCTATGGAACAGCTTATTCGGCATAGATATTGAACATATAGACCAGTATGAGATTATCAGAAGGAGCGAACTGATACCAGAGAGAATGACCAAAAAAGCCAGGGAATGGCTTGAAGCAAGAATTAAGAGGATACACTATGATGGAAAACAATTAACTCCGGACAAGTTAGAGCTCCAGATAAAAAGCTACTACGCCGTAAAGGATATAGTGGAAGAGATGGAGCTTGACTTCGTTGGAATAAAAGCACAACCTGAACTCACAAACAATTTCGCTACAATGGATGTTACTGAAGCCTTTCTTAACGACCCATATGATTGGGATGGGCCACATGAGCCGATAGTTTGTGCGACAGAAGCTGATTCTGATGGTGCTTTGACAATGCAGATTCTGAAATTCATTTCCAGAAGTCCTGTTCTTTTTGCAGATGTTCGCCATTATGATGCAGAATTTGATGTGCTTGATTTGTGCAATTCCGGCTCGCACGCCACCTTTTTTGCAGGAAAATCCTATATTCCAGAAGAAAACCTCAAATATGTAGAGTTTTATCCGGAGGGTTTTTACTTCCCCGCAGGTGGTGCTTCTGTGAGGCATATTGCGGCTCCAGGAAAGGTTACCATAGCCCGACTCATGCGAAATAACGGCAAATATTGGATGGCAATCATACCGGCTGAGTTTATCGACCTGGGTGAAAGAGCTGAAGAAAAGGCTGCAAATACACAAATCGAATGGCCTCATGCCTTTGCAAAACTGGAAGTTCCCATAGATGAATTCCTTTCAACATATGGTTCTAACCATTGTCATGCAGTTTATGGCGATTATGTCGAGGAATTGAAGACCTTCTGTGAAATATCCGGAATTGATTACAAATTGTATAGAAGGTGA
- a CDS encoding IclR family transcriptional regulator, with translation MIHLQSLERFISILESFSAEHPELSLGELVEKTNLPKPTVYRIVEAMVKYNILSKNKKTMRYKVGVKLFELGSIYLASMELRDIAFPYLDWLQRQTGESIHLGILDGNEVVSIEGLESAHSLRLKVWIGKRAPVHCTAIGKAILAFLPSEEQNEILSEISLESFTKSTIVSMEELEIELKKVKNEGISKDLGEHEDGIHCIGAPIFDRKGNVVASISVSGPAVRMTEEKMKKYKPLLLKAANGISKKLGYSS, from the coding sequence GTGATACATTTGCAGTCTTTGGAACGATTCATAAGCATTCTTGAATCTTTCAGTGCCGAGCATCCTGAACTAAGCCTTGGCGAGCTCGTCGAAAAAACAAATCTGCCAAAGCCGACTGTATATCGCATAGTTGAAGCAATGGTTAAATACAACATTCTCAGCAAAAACAAAAAAACAATGCGTTATAAAGTTGGCGTTAAGCTTTTTGAACTGGGGAGTATTTATCTGGCATCAATGGAATTGAGAGATATCGCATTTCCTTATCTTGATTGGCTTCAACGCCAGACCGGTGAATCAATTCACCTTGGCATTCTGGATGGAAATGAAGTTGTGTCAATTGAGGGGCTTGAAAGTGCGCATTCTCTAAGATTGAAAGTGTGGATAGGGAAGCGTGCGCCAGTTCACTGTACTGCTATCGGGAAAGCAATCCTGGCGTTCTTGCCTTCTGAGGAACAGAATGAAATCCTTTCTGAAATCTCCTTGGAATCATTTACAAAGAGTACCATTGTTAGCATGGAAGAGCTTGAAATCGAGTTAAAAAAAGTTAAAAACGAAGGGATTTCTAAAGATCTGGGCGAACATGAAGATGGGATTCACTGCATAGGTGCACCAATCTTTGATAGAAAAGGCAATGTTGTTGCCTCAATAAGCGTTTCCGGCCCCGCTGTAAGAATGACAGAAGAAAAAATGAAAAAATATAAGCCCCTTCTTCTCAAAGCAGCAAATGGAATTTCAAAAAAGCTGGGGTACTCTTCATAG